One genomic segment of Komagataella phaffii GS115 chromosome 4, complete sequence includes these proteins:
- a CDS encoding Aspartic protease, attached to the plasma membrane via a glycosylphosphatidylinositol (GPI) anchor, translating to MLKDQFLLWVALIASVPVSGVMAAPSESGHNTVEKRDAKNVVGVQQLDFSVLRGDSFESASSENVPRLVRRDDTLEAELINQQSFYLSRLKVGSHQADIGILVDTGSSDLWVMDSVNPYCSSRSRVKRDIHDEKIAEWDPINLKKNETSQNKNFWDWLVGTSTSSPSTATATGSGSGSGSGSGSGSAATAVSVSSAQATLDCSTYGTFDHADSSTFHDNNTDFFISYADTTFASGIWGYDDVIIDGIEVKELSFAVADMTNSSIGVLGIGLKGLESTYASASSVSEMYQYDNLPAKMVTDGLINKNAYSLYLNSKDASSGSILFGGVDHEKYSGQLLTVPVINTLASSGYREAIRLQITLNGIDVKKGSDQGTLLQGRFAALLDSGATLTYAPSSVLNSIGRNLGGSYDSSRQAYTIRCVSASDTTSLVFNFGGATVEVSLYDLQIATYYTGGSATQCLIGIFSSGSDEFVLGDTFLRSAYVVYDLDGLEVSLAQANFNETDSDVEAITSSVPSATRASGYSSTWSGSASGTVYTSVQMESGAASSSNSSGSNMGSSSSSSSSSSSTSSGDEEGGSSANRVPFSYLSLCLVVILGVCIV from the coding sequence ATGTTGAAGGATCAGTTCTTGTTATGGGTTGCTTTGATAGCGAGCGTACCGGTTTCCGGCGTGATGGCAGCTCCTAGCGAGTCCGGGCATAACACGGTTGAAAAACGAGATGCCAAAAACGTTGTTGGCGTTCAACAGTTGGACTTCAGCGTTCTGAGGGGTGATTCCTTCGAAAGTGCCTCTTCAGAGAACGTGCCTCGGCTTGTGAGGAGAGATGACACGCTAGAAGCTGAGCTAATCAACCAGCAATCATTCTACTTGTCACGACTGAAAGTTGGATCACATCAAGCGGATATTGGAATCCTAGTGGACACAGGATCCTCTGATTTATGGGTAATGGACTCGGTAAACCCATACTGCAGTAGCCGTTCCCGCGTGAAGAGAGATATACACGATGAGAAGATCGCCGAATGGGATCCCATCAAtctcaagaaaaatgaaacttcTCAGAATAAAAATTTTTGGGATTGGCTCGTTGGAACTAGCACTAGTTCTCCTTCCACCGCCACGGCAACTGGTAGTGGTAGTGGTAGTGGTAGTGGTAGTGGTAGTGGTAGTGCTGCCACAGCCGTATCGGTAAGTTCTGCACAGGCAACATTGGATTGCTCTACGTATGGAACGTTTGATCACGCTGATTCCTCGACGTTCCATGACAATAATACAGACTTTTTCATCTCATACGCTGATACCACTTTTGCTTCAGGAATCTGGGGTTATGACGACGTCATTATCGACGGCATAGAGGTGAAAGAACTTTCCTTCGCCGTTGCAGACATGACCAATTCCTCTATTGGTGTGTTAGGTATTGGACTGAAAGGCCTAGAATCCACATATGCTAGTGCATCTTCGGTCAGTGAAATGTATCAGTATGACAATTTGCCAGCCAAGATGGTCACCGATGGGTTGATCAACAAAAATGCATACTCCTTGTACTTGAACTCCAAGGACGCCTCAAGTGGTTCCATCCTCTTTGGAGGTGTGGATCATGAAAAATATTCGGGACAATTGTTGACAGTTCCAGTCATCAACACACTCGCTTCCAGTGGTTACAGAGAGGCAATTCGTTTACAAATTACTTTAAATGGAATAGATGTGAAAAAGGGTTCTGACCAGGGAACTCTTTTACAAGGGAGATTTGCTGCATTATTGGACTCTGGAGCTACGCTAACGTATGCTCCTTCTTCTGTTTTAAATTCAATTGGCCGGAACCTGGGCGGCTCCTATGATTCGTCAAGACAAGCTTATACCATTCGTTGTGTTTCTGCATCAGATACCACTTCTCTGGTATTCAATTTTGGGGGTGCTACAGTGGAAGTTTCCCTGTACGATCTACAGATTGCAACATATTACACCGGGGGAAGTGCCACGCAATGTCTTATTGGAATATTCAGCTCTGGAAGTGATGAGTTTGTGCTCGGTGATACCTTCTTGAGGTCAGCCTACGTGGTTTACGATCTTGATGGGCTTGAAGTGTCGCTTGCCCAAGCCAACTTCAACGAAACCGATTCTGATGTTGAGGCTATTACCTCCAGTGTACCTTCCGCTACTCGTGCATCCGGATACAGTTCTACATGGTCTGGTTCTGCCAGCGGTACAGTTTACACTTCGGTTCAGATGGAATCCGGTGCTGCTTCCAGCTCCAACTCTTCTGGATCGAATATGGGttcctcttcctcatcGTCCTCTTCATCGTCCTCGACTTCCAGTGGAGACGAAGAAGGAGGGAGCTCCGCCAACAGGGTCCCCTTCAGCTACCTTTCTCTCTGTTTGGTAGTTATTCTCGGCGTGTGTATAGTATAG
- a CDS encoding Subunit of mitochondrial NAD(+)-dependent isocitrate dehydrogenase has translation MMHSVSKRTLASSRFFTRSLATTIGDNFGPKKYGGKYTVTLIPGDGIGKEITDSVKTIFEHQRVPIEWEQVDVSGVDSDKAKIDEAVLSLKRNKIGLKGILHTPNTPVNKSLNVALRKELDIFASLVLIKNIPGVETALKDIDMVLVRENTEGEYSGLEHQSVPGVVESLKIISKYKTERIAKFAFDFAKKNDRKLVTAIHKANIMKLADGLFRQTVKEVGVDYPGIEVKDMIVDNASMQAVSWPQQFDVLVTPNLYGSILSNIGAALIGGPGLVPGANFGREHAVFEPGCRHVGLDIKDKNVANPTAMILSATMLLRHLGLDAHADAISSATYAVLAEGSVRTPDIGGSSTTTDFTEAILKQLD, from the exons ATGATGCACTCAGTCTCAAAAAGA ACTCTGGCCTCTTCCCGTTTTTTCACTCGTTCTTTGGCTACAACCATTGGCGACAATTTTGGCCCCAAGAAGTACGGAGGAAAGTACACGGTTACCTTGATCCCTGGTGATGGTATTGGTAAGGAGATCACCGACTCTGTCAAGACTATCTTTGAGCACCAAAGAGTTCCAATCGAGTGGGAGCAGGTTGACGTGTCTGGTGTTGATTCCGACAAGGCCAAGATTGACGAGGCTGTCCTTTCcttgaagagaaacaaaattgGTTTGAAGGGTATCTTGCACACCCCAAACACCCCGGTCAACAAGTCATTGAACGTTGCTTTGAGAAAGGAATTAGATATTTTTGCCTCGTTGGTCTTGATCAAGAACATTCCAGGTGTTGAGACTGCCTTGAAAGACATTGACATGGTTTTGGTTCGTGAGAACACTGAAGGTGAATACTCTGGATTGGAGCACCAGTCTGTTCCAGGTGTTGTTGAATCACTGAAGATTATCTCCAAGTACAAGACCGAGAGAATTGCCAAATTTGCCTTTGACTTCGCCAAGAAGAACGACAGAAAGCTGGTCACTGCAATTCACAAGGCAAACATCATGAAGCTGGCCGACGGTTTATTCAGACAGACCGTCAAGGAGGTCGGTGTCGACTACCCCGGTATCGAAGTCAAGGACATGATTGTTGACAATGCCTCCATGCAGGCTGTCTCATGGCCTCAGCAGTTCGACGTCCTGGTTACTCCCAACTTGTACGGTTCCATTCTTTCCAACATTGGAGCTGCACTGATCGGTGGTCCTGGCCTGGTTCCAGGTGCCAACTTCGGTAGAGAGCACGCTGTTTTCGAGCCAGGTTGTAGACACGTCGGACTTGACATCAAGGACAAGAATGTAGCCAACCCAACTGCTATGATTCTCTCTGCCACTATGCTCTTGAGACATCTTGGACTAGACGCCCATGCCGATGCTATCTCATCCGCTACTTACGCCGTATTAGCTGAAGGTTCCGTGAGAACCCCAGACATTGGAGGGTCAAGCACCACCACGGACTTTACTGAGGCTATTCTGAAGCAATTGGACTAG